TTGTTTACCAAAGGGACATATACTGCCGCGGACTATGTCTCCCAAAGTAAGACAGGCCTACTCTCCCAATTCCAAAATGCAGCAAGAACAAAATTCTCAGCCGGAGCCATCATAGCTTCACAGTCTAAACTCATACTATGAAGGTCTGCTTTTTCCGACCACGTTTCCTCCTCCGTGGACTGGCACTGATCATGCAAGAGAAGGCATTTACAAGCTCTGAATCTTCCTCAGTTACAAGGACCTTTGCTGCAGCAGGGTTGTCCAGCAGGAGCTTTGCCACAAGATACCCTGCAATTGACCAAGTCTGATATAACCGTGACTGTTTCCCAATGAATCTTCCTCGCTTGGTATCGTAATATTCAGGCCACTTGTCTCCAGATATATGTCTCTCAGCAAGTTTGACAGCTTTTTCAGCAATCTCTACTCTATTCATCTTTATGCAAGCCACAGTGAGCTGAGGACAACACCACGATATCGATGTTAATTTAGTaaaacaattttgaaattcCAAAGGAAgcttaatgaattattttttagtgaaaCTCATAAATACCATAGTAACTAACCTGCCAGAGCAGAGTTGGCCAAGAACCTCCATTGTGATAAGACCAGGGACTGTAACAAAATATGAAGTCAAGATTAGGTGGCAGGATCAGGTAATTAGAAAATGCAgaagtcaaaaaaataaaaataacatcatGACAATTAAAATAGTGACAGTACGTGTTCTTGGGATCACTGCCTGTAATAATTCTCCATTCCTGGCCTTCAAGAGCAGGATAACATATTTTGAGGGGCATATCTGCTACTAACTCTGCCCATTTTGCTTCAATAAGATCCAATATGGCATGTGACTGATCCACCGTTGCAAGACTGCTTACGACAGACCACAGGTTTCCCAGAGAAAAGAAACGAAAATCCATGTGGGCTGGCTGCAGATTCCCAATCAAATAGCCTCCTATATGTGGCATAAATTCCACCAGCCATGGAGGAATTTGATCTGGATAGATATTGAACTTATTAACTGCATCATATGAGTATTCCTCTGTCTTGTACCGGTAGATTTCATTAAGTTTTTTCATATCAATCCAATAATATTCCCTGATATGGAATGACAAAGCAACTAGACGGTTGTTCAGAGCTCTAATAAGGTCAGCTGATCCATCCTCTGGTGTAAGCATCTCACGTGCAGAGAGTAATGCTGAATAAAAAAGTGCCTACAAGATATCACAACAATTAGTGGCATAACTTTTCATAAAATGAAGGTAGAAGGTTGCCACTATCCATGCACCAGAAACTTGTAGCAGAAAGGAACTAAGGAACTGAGAAAGCATAATGAAACGAGCCACTAAACAGTTCGAAACATAAAGAAGTTTAACCTGAATCTCCAAAGGATGGCCATGAATTCCCATGCGACGATCTATCATGCATGAACCATCCGTTACCAATAAAGTTGGAAACATATCAAAACCATCGGCAAGGcaaagcttcaaaatcattttaatccCAGTTTGTACATCAACTCTCTCTTGTACTGAAAGATCCCCAGAGCATTTTCCATATGCTCGCAACAATATAATCCACCACAGTCCTGGAAGTAAAATCAGAAATTGTACAGAAACTCCTTGGTGCGACAgcaattccaaaaaaaatagttgtaaattcatttactattaaaaattCCTAACCAGAATCGACAGGTGCAACACGGCCAATTGCAGCTTCACCAAAATCCGGATCTAAAACTTCTTCAGTTGCAGAATCATCACCATCAAGTGGAACAGTGCGCACCTTGAAACTCGCAGGCATCAGTCCTTGACCAGGACTGTGGCAATCCATGGTTTTCTCCCAGCTCTATCATTGCAATAcatgttatttaattacatgGAAGAATAAGAGCCAAGGTAGTATGAATGCAACAAAGTGATACAAGAAATGACATTCTTGCTTCCAACATAAATCTCAGGTAGTAAGATCCATGGAAGCATAAACATGAATTTGAATTCGAGGACAGGATGCACCAGCATTTGTACCAATCAATGTGAGCAGATAAGTCAGGTGAAATCCTAAACCAAATCCCTTAAACACCAATGTATATAATAACTATTTGAGACAAATCAACAtatctattttataatatctatTTGGGACAAACGTCCACATAAAAGGTTTCATAAATATATCTCAAATGACGCTTTAAGAATGGGCTCAGAACCTAATATATCAAAAGATCAATTCTATCAGTACAAATATTTCTAGAACACGGCATATAGGCATTTTCTAGTATAACACAGTAACTGATCAGGATGAGTGGTTTTCATTACGAGAAAGAAATTCCAGTCCTAAACCTGAATTTATGGAAACAAAGGCGAAGAGGAAAAATATACTCATTCATACTTATCTAAATGTATCAGGCAACTGGTTGAAATGGTAATTTGACATCTAAGCTGTATATTACCTGCAACTGGAGGGTGTGAAGGATGAAATTCCGTACAATATCATATTCTCCCTTCAAAAGGAAAGCTATCCCAGAAGGTATGAAATCACGGATAAAGACTTGATCATAATTTAGAATGGTAGAATCATTTGGGTCATTGGCAGCAATTGTTCCAACAGGATTTCCACAATAGTACACAATAGACTCTCTAAGTAAATCCCATGCTTCGTCCTCAACTGACTTTGCCCAAACCTTATGGACTGTATTTGTTATTGACCCCGAAGCATTCAACTTATCATTCGATGAAATACCtgcttttccatttttcagCTGCCGATCCAACTTGAAATCTTGAACATTCGGCTCATTAGATTCACTTTTATTAGGAAATGATGGTTGTCTTCCATTATCAACAGTTAAACCATCAATACTTTCAATTCGTCGGCATTTGCAACAGCCAGACTTCAACCTGTTACAACCCGTCTTTCCATGTGAATCACAATCTACACCATGAAACACACAGACCCTCCAGCGGCTTTTTAAACCATTATGCAACTCTGCGTAGCCAGTCCCTTTATTCTTTGCATACTTTACATTAAACTTAAACGAAACACCTGAACTCGAAATGTTGAGACACCGATCAAATGAATTAACATGTGGTGAAGCCCCCGATAAAACCTGAAGAACTGCTTCCCCAGCAGCAGTCATTCgtcttatttaaattaaatttcagtgaaaaaaaaacttcaactTGCACCTCCAAAGATGATAACCTCCCAACCTAGTAAAGCACAAATACAAACACatacacaaacacacaaataAATTGCTTGACAGTAATCAATCAATTGCAAAACATCCAGAAACCATCgaaacaatttcacttaatcACACTAAACAAACCCAGATGCTGTTAATGAAACTGttttcagtaaattaaacaaaaaatcaatctttttttcttcaaaagaaattagatGAAAGTCACACAAGATGAAAGTCACGCAAGATGAAAGTCAAACTACAAACTAAGATGTTGAAT
This window of the Citrus sinensis cultivar Valencia sweet orange chromosome 8, DVS_A1.0, whole genome shotgun sequence genome carries:
- the LOC102611270 gene encoding alkaline/neutral invertase E, chloroplastic-like is translated as MTAAGEAVLQVLSGASPHVNSFDRCLNISSSGVSFKFNVKYAKNKGTGYAELHNGLKSRWRVCVFHGVDCDSHGKTGCNRLKSGCCKCRRIESIDGLTVDNGRQPSFPNKSESNEPNVQDFKLDRQLKNGKAGISSNDKLNASGSITNTVHKVWAKSVEDEAWDLLRESIVYYCGNPVGTIAANDPNDSTILNYDQVFIRDFIPSGIAFLLKGEYDIVRNFILHTLQLQSWEKTMDCHSPGQGLMPASFKVRTVPLDGDDSATEEVLDPDFGEAAIGRVAPVDSGLWWIILLRAYGKCSGDLSVQERVDVQTGIKMILKLCLADGFDMFPTLLVTDGSCMIDRRMGIHGHPLEIQALFYSALLSAREMLTPEDGSADLIRALNNRLVALSFHIREYYWIDMKKLNEIYRYKTEEYSYDAVNKFNIYPDQIPPWLVEFMPHIGGYLIGNLQPAHMDFRFFSLGNLWSVVSSLATVDQSHAILDLIEAKWAELVADMPLKICYPALEGQEWRIITGSDPKNTPWSYHNGGSWPTLLWQLTVACIKMNRVEIAEKAVKLAERHISGDKWPEYYDTKRGRFIGKQSRLYQTWSIAGYLVAKLLLDNPAAAKVLVTEEDSELVNAFSCMISASPRRRKRGRKKQTFIV